In Balnearium lithotrophicum, the sequence AAAAAGAGAATTGTCGGCATAAAGAACGTAACGATAAACGAGCCTTTCTTTCAGGGGCATTTCCCTGGACATCCGATATTTCCGGGAGCTCTCCTCATAGAGGCTATGGCACAGGTTGGCTGTATCTTAATGTTTAAGTCCTTTGACCTGTCCCCAAAAGAGTACGTAGTCTACTTTATGGGAATAGATAAAGCGCGCTTTAGAAAACCTGTAAGACCTGGAGACACAGTTAAGTTTGTCCTTGAACCAACAGTGATTAAATCGAAGCTTTCAAAGATGAAGGGAGAGGCCTTTGTCGGAGAAAACCTCGTTTGTGATGCTGAAATCATGGCAATGATAGTGAGGAAGTAATGGCATTTGTTCATAGGCTTGCCGTTGTTGAGGAGGGAGCTCTCCTCTCCGAAGGTGTTACCGTTGAACCCTTTTCCTTTGTAGGAAGGAACGTAAAGGTTGGGAAGGGTACTGTTATCAGGAAGGGAGCAGTCATTGAGGGAAGAACTGAGATAGGAGAGGAGTGCGAAATCTATTCCTCACACATAGGTGTGAACCCTCAGGACTTAAAGTTTAAAGGTGAGGATACGAGAGTAATCATAGGTAACAGGGTGAGGGTAAGGGAGTACGTAACAATCCATAAAGGAACTGAGGGAGGAGGAGGTCTAACCTTTGTTGGAGATGACGTCCTTTTAATGGCCTACGTTCACGTGGCCCACGATGTAAAAATAGAGAGGGGAGCAATAGTTGCAAATGCCGTTCAAATAGCGGGTCACGTTGAAATTGGTGAGTATGCAGTTATAGGTGGACTTACGGGAATCCACCAGTTCGTTAGAATTGGAAAGCACGCCATGGTTGGGGGTGCATCTGCCGTTCACAGGGACGTTCCCCCCTACACTGTAGCAAAGGGTAACAGGGCAAAACTTGAGGGAATTAACATAGTAGGCTTGAGGAGGAGGGGATTCAGTAGGGAGACGATAAGAGCTCTCACAACTGCCTTTGAGATTTTATTCAAGACGGACGAACCAATAAACCTTTCGATTCAAAAGGTTGAGGAGGAGTTTTCCGATTTTCCAGAAGTAATGGAGATGGTCAACTTCATCAAGACTTCAAAGAGAGGTATCTGTCGGGCTTGAAGTTAACAAAGGAAACTCTCAAGGGAAAGTTAGTTTTTTTAGGAACTGCAGGAGCAAGGTACGTAGCCTTTGGGTTTGAAAGACAGGCTGGTGGTCTTTACTTTGGCTTTCCGGAGTTAAACATTCACGTCGACCCAGGTCCCGGAGCCTTTGTCCATTCCCACAGAAAGGGAATAGAACCATTCTGGACCGATGTGGTAATTCTCTCCCACAGACACTTGGATCACTGTGCAGATGTTAACCACATTTTAGAGTCGATGACACTCGGGGGAAAGAAAAAGAGGGGAGAACTCTTCTGTCCTTCAGACTGTATAGATGAAGATCCTGTTGTTCTGAAGTATACGAGGAGTAACATTGAAAAGACTACAGTATTAAAGGAGGGATTTGAGACTAAACTATCTGAAGATTTGTCCTTTAAAACGCCTATAAGACATCTTCACGGCGTTGAAACCTACGGTCTAATCTTTAGCTGGAGGGAAAGGAAGTTTGGCTACATTTCAGATACAAAATTCTTTGATGGCTTAATAAGTGCTTATAAAGAAGTTAAAGATTTACTTATCTTAAACGTAACGCTCTTCAACCCAAATCCAAGAATTGACCACCTTTCCGTTCCTGATGCAGAAAAAATTATAGGTGAAATTAAACCCAAAGTGACCATTCTTACCCATTTCGGTAGAACAATGCTCAGAGCAAAGCCTTGGGAGGTTGCTTTAGACCTAACTAAAAGATTAGGGGTAAAGGTTATTGCTGCCTACGATAACATGATTTTAGATTTAAATACACTTTCGGTTGTCAAGCAGAGATAGTTAAGGGATGAAGAGCTCCGGTCTTCCAAGGTAGTATCCCTGTCCGTAATCGACTCCCAATTCCTTCAGTAATTTCAGAATTTCCTCATTCTCTACAAATTCAGCAATTGTTTTGAGGTTAAGGGAGTGTGCCATTGCGTTTATTGTTTGAACCAAAATCTTTGAATTGTTGGAGTTTGATATGTTCTTTACGTAACTTCCATCAATTTTTAAAAATTTAAGGGGTAGAGATTCAATTATTTTCAATAAGCTTGAAAACGATGAATAACCTGCTCCAAAATCGTCAAGGGATAGTGGAACGTTTATTTTATTTAAGAGAGATTTCAAAATTTCATGCTCTTCTAAGAGAGCTTGTTCTGTAATTTCCACTCCCAGATTTAAGTCTTTAGAAATCTGAGATAGAAGATTTAAAATTTCTTTCAAATTTCCTTCTACCTTTAAGGTATTTGGACTCAAATTTACAAAGATACTGTTAATGTTATTTTTCTTAAATATGTCTATGTTTCTGACAATCTTCCTTAGAATTGCTATGTCCAACAGGTGAATTAGCTTCAAATCAAAAATTACATCTATAATTTCGTAGGCAGGGATGATATTTTTCTGTCTGTCAATCATTCTAAATAGAACTTCGTAGTGTTCCACTTTTCCATTTTGAAGGTTAACAATAGGTTGGACAGCTATACTAACGTCTCCATTTTTCAACTTCTCCACTACGTAGTTCTGGAAGTCTAAGAAGTGAACTGCCTTCTTAATTAGTTCTAAATTACACAAGTTGTACCTTGCGTATCTCTTTTCCTCCTTTTTAGATTCTCTGATAAGAATAGGTACAATTTCTTTTAATTCCTCTAATGGGAGTACGTTTGGGCAATCTTTTGGTATGAAGAGATCCAGTATGTGTGTTTTAACGTCTAAACTTACCAGTTTTTTCCTGATTTTTCTCTCTAACTTTAGGTGAAGGTCTGAGAAGTCCTTTTTCAACAGTTTTCTTGTTAGAATACATACAATTCCTTCGTTGCACTTAAATACTGCCGTTTCCTCGTCTTCATGAAAAGACATAGAGACGACTTTTAACAGTTTCTTAAAAATTTCATCCCCGACGGCAAACCCATAAACTTTATTGATAAAGCTTATCTCCGAGGGGTCTATTATGATTAATCTCCAGTTTTCTTCTCTGTTTTTTAAGGAGAATTCTATTAATTTTTCAAGGTCTGTTACTGCTTTTTTTGTAGTTAAAACGTAGTAACAATTAATTAGTTTCTCTATAAAATCTACAGTTTGTTCATAAATTATGTATGCAGTAAAGTTATTCCTTGAATAGAACTTTTTAAATAAAAAAATATAGTGTTTTATTAACTTGAACAAACTAAATATATTACATCTGAAATCGCCAGGAGAGCTTAAAACAGTAATGAAGAGTTTATTAATCTCCCTTTCCAATTCTTCAAGCTTTTTTTCTACTTTACTAAATTGATTTTCAGTAATCCCCTTAAAAATAGATATAAATTCCGTAAAGAGCCTTCTACTCTCACTTGGAATGCTTTCCGCTAACTTTTCCCTCTCTTCAAGGGAGGCCCAAAGAAATCCTAAAGATATTATGTTTAAAAATTCCATTCTTAATTTTCTGAATTTCTTTAAAATTTCCTTTGGAACCTTTTCTGAGTCCAGTATGTTGGATATTCGATTGTTTATTTGTTCAAATAGGTCTAAAAATACAGCAATAGGGACTCCTAAACTAAATATTTTTCTGCCGTTTAAAATTATTTCTTTTTCTCTCTTTTTTAGAAAATCTTCATTATCCAG encodes:
- a CDS encoding MBL fold metallo-hydrolase, with the protein product MKLTKETLKGKLVFLGTAGARYVAFGFERQAGGLYFGFPELNIHVDPGPGAFVHSHRKGIEPFWTDVVILSHRHLDHCADVNHILESMTLGGKKKRGELFCPSDCIDEDPVVLKYTRSNIEKTTVLKEGFETKLSEDLSFKTPIRHLHGVETYGLIFSWRERKFGYISDTKFFDGLISAYKEVKDLLILNVTLFNPNPRIDHLSVPDAEKIIGEIKPKVTILTHFGRTMLRAKPWEVALDLTKRLGVKVIAAYDNMILDLNTLSVVKQR
- a CDS encoding EAL domain-containing protein, whose amino-acid sequence is MLSEVVVKKIEKNIYELCKDYFSKEALQELLSGYDIEDLCRRQSKSCTELLVNYLDNEDFLKKREKEIILNGRKIFSLGVPIAVFLDLFEQINNRISNILDSEKVPKEILKKFRKLRMEFLNIISLGFLWASLEEREKLAESIPSESRRLFTEFISIFKGITENQFSKVEKKLEELEREINKLFITVLSSPGDFRCNIFSLFKLIKHYIFLFKKFYSRNNFTAYIIYEQTVDFIEKLINCYYVLTTKKAVTDLEKLIEFSLKNREENWRLIIIDPSEISFINKVYGFAVGDEIFKKLLKVVSMSFHEDEETAVFKCNEGIVCILTRKLLKKDFSDLHLKLERKIRKKLVSLDVKTHILDLFIPKDCPNVLPLEELKEIVPILIRESKKEEKRYARYNLCNLELIKKAVHFLDFQNYVVEKLKNGDVSIAVQPIVNLQNGKVEHYEVLFRMIDRQKNIIPAYEIIDVIFDLKLIHLLDIAILRKIVRNIDIFKKNNINSIFVNLSPNTLKVEGNLKEILNLLSQISKDLNLGVEITEQALLEEHEILKSLLNKINVPLSLDDFGAGYSSFSSLLKIIESLPLKFLKIDGSYVKNISNSNNSKILVQTINAMAHSLNLKTIAEFVENEEILKLLKELGVDYGQGYYLGRPELFIP
- the lpxA gene encoding acyl-ACP--UDP-N-acetylglucosamine O-acyltransferase codes for the protein MAFVHRLAVVEEGALLSEGVTVEPFSFVGRNVKVGKGTVIRKGAVIEGRTEIGEECEIYSSHIGVNPQDLKFKGEDTRVIIGNRVRVREYVTIHKGTEGGGGLTFVGDDVLLMAYVHVAHDVKIERGAIVANAVQIAGHVEIGEYAVIGGLTGIHQFVRIGKHAMVGGASAVHRDVPPYTVAKGNRAKLEGINIVGLRRRGFSRETIRALTTAFEILFKTDEPINLSIQKVEEEFSDFPEVMEMVNFIKTSKRGICRA
- the fabZ gene encoding 3-hydroxyacyl-ACP dehydratase FabZ; translation: MIDIVEIMELIPHRYPFLLVDRIVEFEPKKRIVGIKNVTINEPFFQGHFPGHPIFPGALLIEAMAQVGCILMFKSFDLSPKEYVVYFMGIDKARFRKPVRPGDTVKFVLEPTVIKSKLSKMKGEAFVGENLVCDAEIMAMIVRK